One genomic segment of Pseudomonadota bacterium includes these proteins:
- a CDS encoding HlyD family efflux transporter periplasmic adaptor subunit: MNKRTLALLAATATLAACSRHDEDALPGTLERDRVELVADANESIVSLPLAEGAAVKVGDVVVVQDRALSKAVLDAARAQLAEAEARVDELKNGPRVTSIRAAAARRDAARAQRDDAVRERDRLLGLVARSLVSKSDADRQVAAASTAEANLHEAEADLRELQEGTRSEQLAQARQAADSARANLAGLETTSSRLEVRSPIDGTIDSLPFHLGEKPARGATVAVLLTNAAPFARIHVPTPIRAQVKIGTPATLRVDGVDRTFKGQVRFIASEAEFTPYYSLTAADRSRLSFLCEVVFDDAEAAQLPSGVPVDVSLELAAP; encoded by the coding sequence ATGAATAAACGCACGCTGGCCCTGCTGGCGGCCACGGCAACCCTCGCCGCCTGTTCGCGGCACGACGAAGACGCCCTGCCCGGCACCCTCGAACGCGACCGCGTCGAATTGGTCGCCGACGCCAACGAATCCATCGTGTCCCTGCCGCTGGCCGAAGGTGCCGCCGTCAAGGTCGGCGATGTGGTCGTCGTGCAAGACCGCGCGCTGTCGAAGGCCGTGCTCGATGCCGCACGCGCGCAACTCGCCGAAGCCGAGGCGCGCGTCGACGAACTGAAGAACGGCCCGCGCGTCACCAGCATTCGCGCGGCCGCCGCGCGCCGCGACGCCGCCCGCGCGCAACGCGACGACGCCGTGCGCGAACGCGATCGTTTGCTGGGTCTCGTGGCGCGCAGCCTGGTCAGCAAATCGGACGCCGACCGGCAGGTCGCCGCCGCCAGCACCGCCGAAGCCAATCTCCACGAGGCCGAAGCCGACCTGCGCGAGCTGCAGGAAGGCACGCGCAGCGAACAGCTTGCACAGGCACGGCAGGCGGCCGACAGCGCGCGCGCCAATCTGGCCGGCCTCGAGACCACCTCGTCGCGCCTCGAAGTGCGCTCGCCGATCGACGGCACCATCGATTCGCTGCCATTTCACCTCGGTGAAAAACCCGCGCGTGGCGCCACGGTCGCGGTATTGCTGACCAACGCCGCGCCATTTGCGCGCATCCACGTGCCGACCCCGATCCGCGCGCAGGTGAAGATCGGCACGCCCGCCACGCTGCGCGTCGACGGCGTGGATCGCACCTTCAAGGGCCAGGTGCGCTTCATCGCCAGCGAAGCCGAATTCACGCCTTACTACTCGCTCACCGCGGCCGACCGTTCGCGCCTGAGTTTCCTCTGCGAAGTCGTGTTCGACGACGCCGAGGCGGCGCAGCTGCCCTCGGGCGTGCCCGTGGACGTATCGCTCGAGCTGGCAGCGCCGTGA